Sequence from the Streptosporangium brasiliense genome:
ACCTCGAACGGCGCGCCCGTGAGGCGGCGGGGAAGCTGACCGAGCTCAAGCGCCACGGCATCGACTCGATCGTGGACCTCACGGTGATCGGGCTCGGCCGCTACGTGCCCGCCGTGCAGAGGGTGGCGGAGCTGACCGAGGTCAACATCGTGGTCGCCACGGGCCTGTACACCTACGACGCGCTCCCGCCCTACTTCGGCAACCGGGGGCCGGGCTCGCTGTTCGGCGGGCCCGACCGGCTGGCCGAGTTCTTCGTCAGGGACATCACCGAGGGCATCGGCCGCACCGGCGTGAAGGCGGGCATCCTCAAGTGCGCCTCCGACCACCAGGGCATGACGGAAGGCTGCGCGCGGGTCTTCCGCGCGGTCGCCGCGGCCCACCGGGCGACCGGGGTGCCGATCTCCACCCACTCCCACAGCGCCTCCGGCGGCGGCCTGCGGCAGCAGCGGCTGCTGGCGGAGGAGGGCGTGGACCTGACCCGGGTGATCATCGGGCACGCCGGGGACTCCACCGACCTCGCCTACCTGGAGGAGCTCATCGCGGGCGGCTCCTACCTGGGCATGGACCGCTTCGGCATCGAGACGATCAGCTCGTTCGAGGACCGGGTGGCCGTCGTCGCCGAGCTCGCCGCGCGCGGTCACGCCGGCCGCATGGTCCTGTCGCACGACTCCTACTGCTTCAACGACCGCTTCGACCACGACGTGGTACGGCGGCGCCACCCCAACTACCACCTGCTCCACATCTCCCGGGACGTGCTGCCCGAGCTCCGCAGGCGGGGCGTCACCGAGGAGCAGATCCGCCAGATGCTCGTCGGCAACCCCCGCGACATCTTCGCCCGGCGCGAGCCGTACTGACCGTGCCGGCAGCGCCGCGCCGGCCGCACCGAGAGGCATGTGAGGCATGTCATGATCACCGCTAACGACTTCGACGTCAGCGCGGCCTGGCACGTCGCCGCGCCGTACGACTTCCTGCGCGTGCTCCGCCGGGAGCGGCCGGTCTTCCGCAGCGAGCATCTGGGCGCCTACGTCATCACCCGGTACGAGGACGTGCGCGCCGCCTACGGCGATCCGCGGCGATTCTCCTCCGAGGGATCGTTGACGATCTCCCGCACCCTCTCCGAGGAGACCAGGCGGACGCTGGGCGAGCACGGCTCGTTCCTGTCCAGCTTCGTCGCCAACATCGACCCTCCCGCGCACACCCGGCTGCGCCGGTCGGTGTCGCGGGCCTTCACCCCCCGCGCGGTCGCCGCGATGCGCCGGCGCTTCAGCGACCTGAACGAGGAGCTGCTGGAGCGGGCCCTCCCCCGGGGCGGGGGCGACTTCGTCGCCGAGCTCGCCCACCCGCCGTCGGTCAAGCTCACCGCCCGCTTCATCGGCGTCCCCGAGGCGGACGAGGCGTTCGTCCAGGAGCGGGTGAAGGACTGGTTCCAGCTCTTCCTGTCGCCGCAGCCGGCCGAGCGCCAGCCCGTGCTGGCGGAGGGCTTCCTGACCTACCTGGACTACGTCGACAAGCTGGTCGCCGCCCGCGCCGCCGAGCCGCGGGACGACTTCGTGTCGCTGATGGCCTCGCTGATCGGCACCGAGCTGTCGCACCGCGAGGTCGTCGAGCTGATCTCCACGATCCTGCTCGGCGGCAACGACACCGTGCCCAACCAGCTCGGCAACAGCGTGCTGCGGCTGCTGCGCGAGGGGGCCTGGCCCGTCCCGCCCGCCATGGTCCAGAGCGCGGTCGAGGAGTGCATGCGCATCGACGGGGCCAGCCTCGGCTCCTTCCGCCACACCACGACGGACGTCGAGATGCACGGCGTCACCATCCCCGCCGGCTCGCTCTGCCTGCTGTCCACCGACTCCGCGGCGCACGACGAGACCGTTTTCACCGAGCCCGAGCGGTTCCGGATCGACCGCCGCAACGCCGACGCGCACATGACGCTGGGGTACGGCATCCACTTCTGTGTCGGCGCCGCGCTCGCCCGCCTCCAGCTCCGCACCGCCCTGGAGGTGCTCGGCCGCCGCCTGCCGGGGCTGCGCCTGGCGCCGGGCGGGCCGATCGCCTACCGCGCCTCGATCGTCGGCCGGGGCCTGAGCGCGCTGCACGTGGAGTGGTGACGCGCTCCGGCGGCAGGGTCCCGCCGGTCACCGGGGAAGTCCCGCCGCCGGGGCGGCGCGGCGCGCCCGGAGCGGCCCGCCGGGCACGCGATCGAGGAACGGGAGCGTGAGAAGCTGGGCCTGTGACGATATCTGTGGGGTTGGTGGGCGCGGGGCCCTGGGCGGAGATGGTGCACGCGCCGATGCTGGCGGCCGGACCGGACACGCGCCTGGCGGGCGTGTGGGCGCGGCGTCCCCAGGCGGCCGCGAGGTTCGGCGTCCCGGTCTTCGAACGCGTCGAGGAGCTGTTCGACAACTGCGAGGCGGTCGCCTTCTCGGTGCCGCCCGCCGTACAGGCCGAGCTGGGCGTGCTCGCCGCCAAGGCGGGCAAGGCGCTGCTGCTGGAGAAGCCGCTCGCGGCCGACCTCGACGGGGCACGGCGGCTGGCCGAGGCGGTCGGCGAGGCGGGAGTGGCCTCGCAGATGGTCCTCACCTGGCGTTACTCCGCCGCCACCCGGTCCTTCCTGGCGCGGGTCTCGGCCATCGAGCCGTTCGGCGGGCACGCCGCCAACATCTCCGGGGCGCTGCTCGGCGGCGACTTCGCCACCCCGTGGCGGCTGGAGCGCGGCGCGATCCTCGACGTCGGCCCGCACATGATCGACATGCTGGACGCCGCGCTCGGCCGTGTCACCGGGGTGCGCGCCCACGGCAACCCGCTGGGCTGGGTCGGCCTGCTGCTGGAGCACGAGACGGGCGCGGTGAGCGAGGCCTCGCTGTGCATGAGCGTGCCGGGTCAGACGCCGCCCTCCACCGTGGACGTCTACGGCCGGCTGGGCCGGGAGTCCATCACCGGCGACCAGCTCGGCCCGGACGTCTTCGCCGTCATGCTCGCGGAGTTCGCCGAGACCGTGCGCGGAGGTGGGGGCCACCCCCTCGACGCCGCGCACGGCCTGCGCCTCCAGGAGATCATCGCCGCCGCGGAGAAGCAGCTCGGCTAGCTCGGCCGGCCGCACCGGCCACAGCGGCCACAGCGGTCGAGCACAGCCGGCGCGAACCCTTGACGCCGGAGTGTTCAGGAGGATTGATAACGTTTGTCCGACGCGCAGCGCGTAGCGAAGTCCGGTGTGAGTCCGGCGCTGTCCCGCAACTGTCATGGTCCCCACGGGCCGAGCCAGGTCGCCTTCCGCTGCGCCGACGCCGTCAACCCTCGTGGAAAAGGGTGATCCGTCCTTGTCTCGGGTCTCTCGGTTCCGGTAACTGAAAGGACCTCGCTTTGAGGCCCGTACGTACCGCCTTCGCCGGCGCGCTGCTCGGTGTGCTGGCCCTGGCCGGATGCGGTCAGAGCCCCGCCCCCGCCCCCTCGGACGCGTCCGCCCCCGGCGCGTCCCCGGCGTCCTCGGGCGCCGCTGACTTCCCCGTCACGGTGGAGGCGGGCAACGGCCCGGTCGCCATCGCCAAGCGGCCCGAGCGGATCGTCTCGCTGTCGCCCACCGCCACCGAGACCCTGTTCGCCGTCGGGGCCGGACCCCAGGTCGTCGCGGTCGACGACCAGTCGAACCACCCCGCCGAGGCGCCGAAGACCGACCTGTCGGGCTTCAAGCCGAACGCGGAGGCGATCATCGCCCAGAAGCCCGACCTGGTGGTGCTCGCCAACGACAGCGACGGCATCGTGGCCAAGCTGACCAAGGTCAACGTCCCGGTGCTGCTGGAGCCCTCGGCCGCCAAGCTCGACGAGACCTACGACCAGATCGCCGACCTCGGCACGGCCACCGGCAACAAGGCCAAGGCCGAGGAGGTCGTGGCCGGGATGAAGCAGGAGATGGGCCGGCTCATGGCGACCGTGCCCACGGACAAGAAGCTCACCTTCTACCACGAGCTGGACTCCACGCCCTACTCGGTCACCTCCACCACCTTCATCGGCCAGATCTACGGCATGTTCGGCCTGGCCAACATCGCCGACAAGGCCCCCGACCCGGCCGGCGGCTATCCCAAGCTCTCCGCCGAGTTCGTCGCCCAGGCCGACCCGGACCTCATCTTCCTGGCCGACACCAAGTGCTGCGCCCAGTCCAAGGACACCCTCGCCAAGCGCCCCGGCTGGTCCAAGCTGTCGGCCCTCAAGAACGACCGGGTCGTCGCCCTCGACGATGACATCGCCTCCCGCTGGGGCCCGCGTGTGGTGGACCTGGCCAAGCAGGTCGGCGAGGCCGTGCAGAAGGCCGCGACCGAATAAGTGACCGGTCTCTCTCGCTCCGGCGGCCCCGGCCGGGCGGACGGTCCCCCGGCCGGGGCCTCGGCCTCCGGCGGCTCCGGCGGTTTCGGCGGTTCCGGCGGTTCCGGCCCGGCGGACGGTCCCCCGGCGGGGGCGGACGCCGCGCCGGTGGGGACCCCGCTCCCGGACGCCGGTGCTCTCCCGGACACCGGTGCGGCGGGGCGCGGCGCGCGGGCCGGCCGCCCGGTACGGCGGGCCGCCGGGGTCCGCCCGGCGGCGGCGCTGGCGGCCTCGGCCCTCCTGCTGGCGAGCATGCTCGCCGCCCTGCTGATCGGCGCGGCGGACATCGCGCCGGAGAGGGTGGCGCTGCAACTGCTCGACTGGCTGCCGATCGTCTCGGCCGACTCGGGGCTGGCGCCGGTCGAGCAGGGCCTGCTGTGGGAGCTCCGGCTGCCCAGGGTCCTGCTGGCCGCGATCGTCGGCGGGCTGCTGGCCGTCGCGGGCGCCGCCTACCAGGGCGTCTTCCGCAACCCGCTGGCCGACCCCTACCTGCTGGGGGCCGCCGCGGGAGCCGGTCTCACCACCACGGCGGCGATCGTGTTCATGAAAGGCGACGACCAGGCCCTCGTCATCCCGGCCGCCGCGTTCGCGGGGGCCGTCGGCGGTGTCCTGCTCGCCTACGCGCTGGGCAACGTCGCGGGCCGGGGCGGCGGCACCGCCACGCTGGTCCTGGCCGGCGTGGCCGTCACCTCCTTCCTCACCGCCGTCCAGACCTTCCTGCAGCAGCTCAGGGTGGAGGAGCTCCAGCGCATCTACGCCTGGATCCTCGGCGACGTCGGCGGCGGCTGGAGCCAGATCGGGCTGGCCGCCCCGTACGCCGCCGCCTCGGTGGTGGTCATGCTGCTCCACGGCAGGCTGCTCGACGTGCTCTCGGTCGGCGACGACGAGGCCGGCAGCCTCGGCCTCAACGTCGCCCGCGTCCGGCTCGTCGTGCTGCTGGCCGCCTCCCTGGCCACCGCCTCGGCCGTCGCGGTCAGCGGGCTGATCGGTTTCGTCGGCATCGTGGTCCCGCACGTGGTCCGGCGGCTGGCCGGGGGCTCCTACCGGAGCGTGCTCCCGCTCTCGCTGATCGGCGGCGCCGCCTTCCTCGTCCTCGCCGACCTGATCGCCCGGACCGTGCTGGCCCCGGCCGAGCTGCCCATCGGTGTGGTCACCGCCTTCGTCGGCGCGCCGTTCTTCGTCGCCGTGCTGCGGATGACCAGGCGGGTGGAGACATGAGCCACGTCAGGGTGAGGGACCTCACCGTCGTCCTGGACCGGCGCAGCGTGCTGTCCGGCGTCGACTTCGAGGTGCGCGGCGGCGACTGGCTGGCCGTCATCGGGGCCAACGGCGCCGGCAAGTCCACGCTGCTCAAGGCGCTCGCCGGGGTGCTGCCGTGCTCCGGGGAGGTGCTCGTCGACGGCGGGCCCGTCCGCCGGCTCGGCCCCAGGGACCGGGCCCGGCTGCTCGCCTACGCCCCCCAGGCCCCGGCGCTCCCGGTCGACATGACCGTCTTCGACTACGCCCTACTGGGGCGCACGCCGTACATCCCCTATCTGGGCCGGGAGAGCCGCCGCGACCGTGAGGTGACGGCGTCGGTGCTGGAGCGGCTCGACCTGTCGCCGTTCGCCTCGCGCACGCTCGGGCGCCTGTCCGGCGGCGAGCGCCAGCGCGTCGTGCTGGCCAGGGCGCTGGCCCAGCAGGCCCCCGTGCTCCTGCTCGACGAGCCCACCACCGCGCTGGACCTGGGACACCAG
This genomic interval carries:
- a CDS encoding phosphotriesterase family protein, with protein sequence MGAEPVAGTETVNGPVADLGATLMHEHVFGLSPEILWNWPDIPEGWDLERRAREAAGKLTELKRHGIDSIVDLTVIGLGRYVPAVQRVAELTEVNIVVATGLYTYDALPPYFGNRGPGSLFGGPDRLAEFFVRDITEGIGRTGVKAGILKCASDHQGMTEGCARVFRAVAAAHRATGVPISTHSHSASGGGLRQQRLLAEEGVDLTRVIIGHAGDSTDLAYLEELIAGGSYLGMDRFGIETISSFEDRVAVVAELAARGHAGRMVLSHDSYCFNDRFDHDVVRRRHPNYHLLHISRDVLPELRRRGVTEEQIRQMLVGNPRDIFARREPY
- a CDS encoding cytochrome P450; translation: MITANDFDVSAAWHVAAPYDFLRVLRRERPVFRSEHLGAYVITRYEDVRAAYGDPRRFSSEGSLTISRTLSEETRRTLGEHGSFLSSFVANIDPPAHTRLRRSVSRAFTPRAVAAMRRRFSDLNEELLERALPRGGGDFVAELAHPPSVKLTARFIGVPEADEAFVQERVKDWFQLFLSPQPAERQPVLAEGFLTYLDYVDKLVAARAAEPRDDFVSLMASLIGTELSHREVVELISTILLGGNDTVPNQLGNSVLRLLREGAWPVPPAMVQSAVEECMRIDGASLGSFRHTTTDVEMHGVTIPAGSLCLLSTDSAAHDETVFTEPERFRIDRRNADAHMTLGYGIHFCVGAALARLQLRTALEVLGRRLPGLRLAPGGPIAYRASIVGRGLSALHVEW
- a CDS encoding Gfo/Idh/MocA family protein; this translates as MTISVGLVGAGPWAEMVHAPMLAAGPDTRLAGVWARRPQAAARFGVPVFERVEELFDNCEAVAFSVPPAVQAELGVLAAKAGKALLLEKPLAADLDGARRLAEAVGEAGVASQMVLTWRYSAATRSFLARVSAIEPFGGHAANISGALLGGDFATPWRLERGAILDVGPHMIDMLDAALGRVTGVRAHGNPLGWVGLLLEHETGAVSEASLCMSVPGQTPPSTVDVYGRLGRESITGDQLGPDVFAVMLAEFAETVRGGGGHPLDAAHGLRLQEIIAAAEKQLG
- a CDS encoding ABC transporter substrate-binding protein; this translates as MRPVRTAFAGALLGVLALAGCGQSPAPAPSDASAPGASPASSGAADFPVTVEAGNGPVAIAKRPERIVSLSPTATETLFAVGAGPQVVAVDDQSNHPAEAPKTDLSGFKPNAEAIIAQKPDLVVLANDSDGIVAKLTKVNVPVLLEPSAAKLDETYDQIADLGTATGNKAKAEEVVAGMKQEMGRLMATVPTDKKLTFYHELDSTPYSVTSTTFIGQIYGMFGLANIADKAPDPAGGYPKLSAEFVAQADPDLIFLADTKCCAQSKDTLAKRPGWSKLSALKNDRVVALDDDIASRWGPRVVDLAKQVGEAVQKAATE
- a CDS encoding FecCD family ABC transporter permease; the encoded protein is MLAALLIGAADIAPERVALQLLDWLPIVSADSGLAPVEQGLLWELRLPRVLLAAIVGGLLAVAGAAYQGVFRNPLADPYLLGAAAGAGLTTTAAIVFMKGDDQALVIPAAAFAGAVGGVLLAYALGNVAGRGGGTATLVLAGVAVTSFLTAVQTFLQQLRVEELQRIYAWILGDVGGGWSQIGLAAPYAAASVVVMLLHGRLLDVLSVGDDEAGSLGLNVARVRLVVLLAASLATASAVAVSGLIGFVGIVVPHVVRRLAGGSYRSVLPLSLIGGAAFLVLADLIARTVLAPAELPIGVVTAFVGAPFFVAVLRMTRRVET
- a CDS encoding ABC transporter ATP-binding protein, which gives rise to MSHVRVRDLTVVLDRRSVLSGVDFEVRGGDWLAVIGANGAGKSTLLKALAGVLPCSGEVLVDGGPVRRLGPRDRARLLAYAPQAPALPVDMTVFDYALLGRTPYIPYLGRESRRDREVTASVLERLDLSPFASRTLGRLSGGERQRVVLARALAQQAPVLLLDEPTTALDLGHQQQVLELLDRLRLADGLTVVTTLHDLSLAGQYADSMMLIAGGRVAASGAPAEVLTERLIGEHFDARVRVGTGAGGRPEVHLERP